The Rosa chinensis cultivar Old Blush chromosome 7, RchiOBHm-V2, whole genome shotgun sequence DNA segment TACATTTATCAACCTTATTTTTACAGTCTTGACGAGTTATTTCTCTCACACGTTTCAACGTCTCCAACAGACTAGACCAGCTATGCCCCTCCTCGGCATGCCTCTCACTCGAGTCTGCTGGTGGGCAGAAGGATAGAGGCAGCACTCGAAGCACTCCGGAATCAATTTCAATGCCTTCCTGATAGGAATACTCCACCCCGGATGGGCTTCCGCTTTCTTCAGTAACCGGTTGAGTCTCTTCAGTAGCATTCTCACTCTCGCTGTCTGAATACTCAGCATTTTTCTTTCCTGAGCTTTCCTCAACTGATTTGGCATCATCCCCTGCGATTTCGAGAGTTTGATCGGAATCAGAGCCGAGGTTGCTCAGACTGAGCCGCTCGGTCTCCAATTCCTCCTCTGATTTCCCCGATTCCTGCTCCGAAACCCTCAATTTCTTCGACGGCGGCAAAGACTCCTCCGAACTCCCTTCCATCGACAAATCCCtcttcgaaaccctaaattccaCCGATTCCGCCTCCGAAGTCACCAGATCAGCATCCCGCCCCAAATCCACAGCGCCGTCGCCTTCCTCGCCGCAACCACCGACGACCACGATGACGCCGCTCCCATCTCCTATATCTCCAACTCCCTCGAAATCACGATAGTTGTCATCGCCGATCTGATCAAGATCGAGCAAGGGAGTCTTCTCCTGGGAGGTTCCGACGAGCGAGGACTCCGGCGGGGTCTCGAAAACGTCCTGGTCGGCGCTGCTCTTGTCCTCGGCTGCATCCTCATCGAAACTGTCGGGGAGAGAGAGCATGACGATTCCGGCGGTGGCTGCCGGAATAGTAGTACTGGAATCGGAAGATGAGTCGGTACTGGAGTAGTCATCGTCCATGAGGTCGGTGTTTTGGGAGTGAAAGGGGGAGCCAGACTGCAGGCTCGATTTTTTGTTTTATAGTGTCtaggaattttttatttttttcttattttgttgaatggtgttttgagttttgactttTGGGAGATTCCCGCCCATTTGGTAATCAACGGTGGATGATAACTTATAAATTTGGACTGGGCGGGCTTTTGCTCTTTTTGATATTCCCGCTCATTTTAAATTTTAGAGACTTCTAGCATACAAGTGACATCTTTGACAAGCAGCCCGTCTAGCTCAGTTGGTAGAGCGCAAGGCTCTTAACCTTGTGGTCGTGGGTTCGAGCCCCACGGTGGGcgctggaatttttttttaaatatttttatctttttatataTCGAACCGACTGAAGAgttaacgtttttttttttttttttttttttttttatgacaatctTGAAGAGTTAACGTCGGCAGACTAGATCTAAGCTTATAGTCTAAATTAACAAGTCTACGGAAGTTTTatatacaaaaagaaacacACACTATATATATCCAAAATACCAGAAAACTCCCTCTAACTTAAGATGTGTGTATTttggatacacacac contains these protein-coding regions:
- the LOC112177611 gene encoding uncharacterized protein LOC112177611, which produces MDDDYSSTDSSSDSSTTIPAATAGIVMLSLPDSFDEDAAEDKSSADQDVFETPPESSLVGTSQEKTPLLDLDQIGDDNYRDFEGVGDIGDGSGVIVVVGGCGEEGDGAVDLGRDADLVTSEAESVEFRVSKRDLSMEGSSEESLPPSKKLRVSEQESGKSEEELETERLSLSNLGSDSDQTLEIAGDDAKSVEESSGKKNAEYSDSESENATEETQPVTEESGSPSGVEYSYQEGIEIDSGVLRVLPLSFCPPADSSERHAEEGHSWSSLLETLKRVREITRQDCKNKVDKCSFLEIAKRRGMTFPQL